GCGTTCACATTTTCGCGCTCAAATACAGAGTCATTATAAGTCGTTCCCTTGAAAATATTATCTAGGTAGTGTCGTCAAATAAGAATTTGAAGCCAGAGAATCAGGCAGGCTATCTGTACCGATGCCATATATGAGGAGGCCTTTTTAGCATATCTGGTTGCTATTCCTCGCCACCGCTTCAATTTCAAAAATGTATTCTC
The sequence above is a segment of the Synergistaceae bacterium genome. Coding sequences within it:
- a CDS encoding transposase — encoded protein: ENTFLKLKRWRGIATRYAKKASSYMASVQIACLILWLQILI